The proteins below come from a single Mangifera indica cultivar Alphonso chromosome 16, CATAS_Mindica_2.1, whole genome shotgun sequence genomic window:
- the LOC123199653 gene encoding O-fucosyltransferase 38-like, whose protein sequence is MTLTPQKLVERPRSRGGRYIALHLRYEKDMLSFTGCTYGLTNAESEELRIMRENTNHWKVKVINSTELRISGLCPLTPKEVGVFLQALGYPASTLIYIAAGGIYGGNAHLSELMSRFPILVFKENLAANDASHELKAFTNHASQYAALDYIISIESDVFTPTHSGNMAIAVK, encoded by the exons ATGACGCTGACACCACAGAAGCTGGTGGAACGGCCGAGATCACGTGGGGGAAGATACATAGCTCTTCATCTCAGATATGAGAAAGATATGCTATCTTTTACTGGTTGTACTTACGGTCTGACTAATGCGGAATCTGAAGAGCTGAGAATAATGAG GGAGAACACAAACCATTGGAAGGTCAAAGTTATAAACTCCACGGAACTGAGAATATCAGGCTTGTGTCCACTAACTCCTAAGGAAGTGGGGGTATTTCTTCAAGCTCTTGGTTATCCAGCCTcaacattaatttatattgcTGCTGGAGGAATATATGGTGGTAATGCTCACCTTTCAGAGCTCATGTCCCGCTTTCCTATCCTAGTTTTTAAG GAGAATTTGGCTGCTAATGACGCATCTCATGAGTTAAAGGCATTTACTAATCACGCATCTCAGTATGCCGCTCTTGATTACATAATTTCCATCGAGAGTGATGTGTTCACCCCAACACATTCAGGTAATATGGCAATAGCTGTAAAGTAA
- the LOC123199687 gene encoding probable cysteine desulfurase, with the protein MKLEQPNLGETGKAKGSWLRYFGKARGSRKHRKSHTKTSSPSSSSQKKNEFFEMELPKGNASSEERVAWLQSQFIGGDAEFDSPFGRRKLTYADHTASGRSLRYIEDYIVNNVLPFYGNTHSEDSHVGQQTTKLLQEASRYIKRCLGGGREDALLFCGSGATAAIKKLQDVMGIAVTPIMRERLIKCLRDKERWIVFIGPHEHHSNILSWRHSLAQVIEISVDDEGLINIEELKVQLELHKNSNRPILGSFSACSNVNGICSDTRSIARLLHQYGGFACFDFATSGSYVEIDMRSGEIDGYDGVFLSGHKFVGGPGSAGILLMSKVLYQLSSFPPSTCGGGTVNYVNGFNEKDTLYLDDIEGRENAGTPPIIQTIRAALAFWVKEYIGYEVMKAQQDIYLQRALERLLPNQNIKVLGNTTAKRQALFSFLVYSTSYSSREAMQNVIRDKPLHGSFVATLLNDLFGIQARGGCDCAGPYGHILLDLDKTQSLKIRSVVQKGYFGLKPGWTRISFPFYMSNEEFEFILSSLEFIALYGQRFLPLYRFNLKTGNWCFNEAQKSLITDKGNSNHKSQFKPLAKAIQDIGMPKEYLYSADVKHLGKIYIYSSYFDAAKNVANLLPKNPPRRSLPKDIDPDILFFRI; encoded by the exons ATGAAACTTGAGCAGCCGAATTTGGGAGAAACTGGCAAAGCTAAAGGATCTTGGCTGCGTTATTTTGGCAAAGCTAGAGGAAGCAGAAAGCACAGGAAGAGTCATACAAAAACCAGCTCTCCATCATCATCTTCACAAAAGAAGAATGAGTTTTTTGAAATGGAGTTGCCAAAAGGAAATGCGTCGTCAGAGGAAAGAGTGGCGTGGCTACAGTCTCAGTTTATCGGAGGCGATGCtgaatttgattctccattcGGAAGACGAAAACTCACATACGCCGATCACACGGCGTCCGGTCGATCTCTTCGTTATATTGAAGATTATATCGTCAACAATGTTCTCCCCTTTTATG GCAACACTCACAGCGAGGATAGCCATGTGGGACAACAAACAACCAAATTGCTACAAGAAGCATCTCGTTACATCAAGAGATGCTTAGGAGGAGGAAGAGAAGATGCACTATTATTTTGCGGGTCAGGTGCGACAGCCGCCATTAAGAAGCTTCAAGATGTTATGGGGATTGCAGTGACACCAATCATGAGAGAAAGGCTCATAAAATGCCTAAGAGATAAAGAAAGATGGATAGTTTTTATAGGGCCTCATGAGCACCACTCAAATATTCTTTCCTGGCGGCACAGTTTGGCTCAAGTTATAGAGATTAGTGTTGATGATGAAGGCCTGATTAATATCGAAGAGCTGAAGGTGCAACTTGAGTTACATAAAAATTCCAATCGACCCATTTTAGGTTCTTTCTCTGCTTGCAGTAATGTCAATGGAATTTGTTCGGATACAAGATCCATTGCTAGACTACTTCATCAATACGGAGGCTTTGCATGCTTCGACTTTGCTACAAG tGGTTCATATGTGGAGATTGACATGAGATCAGGGGAGATAGATGGGTATGATGGTGTTTTCCTAAGTGGACATAAGTTTGTTGGAGGTCCAGGGTCCGCTGGCATCCTTCTGATGAGCAAAGTTCTTTATCAGCTGAGCTCCTTTCCTCCCTCAACTTGTGGAGGTGGAACTGTTAATTATGTCAATGGCTTCAATGAGAAG GACACATTATATTTGGATGATAtagaaggaagagaaaatgcTGGAACTCCTCCAATTATTCAAACCATTAGAGCAGCATTGGCCTTTTGGGTAAAAGAATACATTGGCTATGAGGTGATGAAGGCACAACAAGACATATACCTCCAAAGAGCACTAGAGAGGCTTCTCccaaatcaaaacataaaagttTTGGGAAACACGACTGCCAAAAGACAAGCTTTATTTTCCTTCCTTGTATATTCCACTTCATATTCTTCCCGAGAGGCCATGCAAAACGTGATCAGAGATAAGCCTCTTCATGGATCTTTCGTTGCAACTCTGCTCAATGACTTGTTCGGCATCCAAGCTCGTGGTGGCTGCGATTGTGCCGGCCCTTATGGTCACATTCTACTTGATCTTGACAAAACTCAATCTCTTAAAATTCGTTCGGTCGTACAAAAG GGTTATTTCGGACTGAAACCGGGATGGACACGAATTAGCTTCCCTTTCTACATGTCGAATGAGGAATTCGAGTTCATTCTTTCTTCATTGGAGTTTATAGCTTTATATGGACAAAGATTTCTTCCCTTATATCGTTTCAATTTGAAAACTGGTAACTGGTGTTTCAATGAGGCACAGAAGAGCTTGATAACCGACAAGGGAAACAGTAATCACAAAAGTCAATTCAAGCCATTGGCCAAGGCCATACAAGATATAGGGATGCCTAAGGAGTATTTATACAGTGCTGATGTTAAACATCTTggaaagatttatatttattcatcttATTTTGATGCTGCTAAAAATGTTGCTAATCTTCTTCCCAAGAACCCTCCTCGGCGAAGTTTGCCAAAAGACATAGATCCTGATATCTTGTTTTTTAGAATCTAA